A genomic segment from Branchiostoma floridae strain S238N-H82 chromosome 7, Bfl_VNyyK, whole genome shotgun sequence encodes:
- the LOC118420344 gene encoding uncharacterized protein LOC118420344, protein MSSVGFQRNNWRRNFQVFYTKKRPEVARKYPFLGAKQIQRKVEELWRRLDPREREEFSAISPSVADNFRGQPLQSSQHSDEESLNPRTTTREKKPYNHVSLHISSEAESDSNSYLPRTDRNRFQSSTRSKSLLTIHMARMQMVATTSEGIGNGAIIRSSHSESEGISCSEDWFDQDIVTEELPEKKHSCYVAEHTKSKEVNLLAKSNLSEKQDGQELLVDKIVTRESTEFLDEDKNATDAGDTKEEDSARERNEDFGEHILSLESMRAITEYLNSSGLSATFNTSASEDEKEESETKILIESAIDSLETNLTEDNKEVGKAEKRQQKSTPESIHDRVGSILSGIINKAAQNADTNTATYYKAVKHGQQHGKENIKGHEYHPSGNRSNNVQVMDDVLPITPGETRDSGSELWDSMFWKGTPLKSKRRYTRKRSSSFSESGDAQEVETAVEEWLTGHPDRQPETPHTNIIDMNDTSANMHTPRSSGDVDTNRLSQNVTQHSVPSAEQRECDNTINKENNSGLTTRQNVIPTESEQHVDKQMTGNSSGNETETTKTRFMRRGTPRPAENTMVRLLTRDYNMTTRAQSRVDKRNTRSNVLDYRRLSGMKSRERKTPSKRNWQRNNSKDSILSCDSGPSMRTPRHRGRKRKRHLSTSSVGSDFSTTSSVLELQEDHQWEDGPAEEIELRNDQTKEGLRHSETKVKDVVDIQKDKIINTSVSPATVCHLSVSPVDFDEQIDKKGLKSSQEKETPDVQSKETVDPNNEVERGEDDPWDLHTEETEQDDYFKQETVPSSSGGFLCDLFSDPKPNTGAWLPGFNRSVPDCPESDANFIDLDDAGIFL, encoded by the exons ATGTCCAGTGTAGGATTCCAAAGGAACAACTGGCGAAGGAACTTTCAGGTTTTCTACACCAAGAAACGCCCAGAAGTGGCAAGAAAGTATCCATTTCTTGGCGCAAAACAAATTCAGAGAAAAGTGGAAGAATTGTGGCGGAGACTTGACCCAAGAGAAAGGGAGGAATTTAGTGCTATTTCTCCGTCTGTTGCGGACAACTTCAGAGGACAGCCCTTGCAATCCTCGCAACATTCAGACGAAGAATCACTCAATCCGAG GACTACTACACGAGAAAAGAAACCCTACAACCATGTCAGTCTACATATCTCCTCAGAAGCGGAGTCTGATAGCAACTCCTACCTTCCAAGAACAGATCGGAACAGATTCCAATCCTCAACCAGATCCAAAAGTCTGCTGACAATCCACATGGCCAGAATGCAGATGGTTGCAACAACTTCAGAAGGTATTGGGAATGGAGCAATCATAAGGAGCAGCCACTCAGAATCTGAGGGCATCTCATGCTCTGAGGATTGGTTTGATCAAGATATTGTGACAGAAGAGCtaccagaaaaaaaacatagctGCTACGTTGCAGAACATACtaaatccaaggaggttaacctccttgctaaatCCAACCTGTCAGAGAAGCAAGATGGACAAGAGCTCTTAGTAGATAAAATTGTGACTAGGGAATCTACAGAATTTCTTGATGAAGATAAAAATGCAACAGACGCAGGAGACACAAAAGAAGAAGATAGTGCTAGAGAGAGAAATGAAGATTTTGGAGAACATATTCTCAGTCTGGAGTCAATGAGAGCAATTACAGAATACCTCAATAGTAGTGGATTGAGTGCTACATTCAACACAAGTGCCTCTGAGGATGAAAAAGAAGAGAGTGAAACTAAGATTTTGATAGAGTCAGCTATTGACAGTTTGGAGACCAATCTAACAGAAGACAATAAAGAGGTTGGAAAAGCTGAAAAGAGACAGCAAAAAAGCACACCAGAATCTATTCATGATAGAGTTGGCAGTATTCTGTCAGGGATTATTAACAAAGCTGCTCAGAATGCAGATACTAACACAGCCACCTATTATAAAGCAGTTAAACATGGACAGCAACATGGAAAGGAGAATATCAAAGGGCATGAATATCACCCAAGTGGCAACAGAAGCAACAATGTACAAGTTATGGATGATGTCTTGCCAATAACACCAGGAGAGACCAGGGACAGTGGATCTGAATTGTGGGATAGTATGTTCTGGAAAGGAACACCACTGAAGTCAAAGAGGAGATACACAAGAAAAAGGTCATCTTCTTTTTCAGAAAGTGGAGATGCACAGGAGGTGGAGACAGCTGTAGAAGAGTGGTTGACAGGCCATCCTGATAGACAACCAGAGACTCCTCACACAAACATCATAGACatgaatgacacatctgccaaCATGCATACTCCTCGCTCTTCTGGTGATGTTGATACAAACAGGCTCAGTCAGAATGTCACTCAGCACTCAGTTCCTAGTGCTGAACAAAGGGAGTGTGACAACActataaataaagaaaacaactcAGGATTGACAACTAGGCAGAATGTCATCCCAACTGAAAGTGAGCAGCATGTAGACAAGCAAATGACAGGAAACAGTAGTGGGAATGAAACAGAGACCACCAAGACTAGGTTCATGAGGAGAGGAACTCCCAGACCTGCAGAAAACACCATGGTAAGGCTGCTGACAAGAGACTACAACATGACCACCAGAGCTCAGTCAAGAGTGGATAAGAGAAACACACGGAGCAACGTGTTGGACTACAGAAGGTTAAGTGGAATGAAGAGCAGGGAACGTAAGACTCCGAGCAAGAGAAACTGGCAAAGAAACAACAGCAAAGACTCCATTCTCTCCTGTGATTCAGGGCCAAGCATGAGAACCCCTCGACATAGGGGCAGGAAAAGGAAGAGGCATCTATCAACATCATCTGTTGGGAGTGACTTCTCTACCACCAGCTCTGTACTTGAGCTACAGGAGGATCACCAATGGGAAGATGGGCCTGCTGAAGAGATTGAATTGAGAAATGATCAGACAAAAGAGGGTCTTCGGCACTCTGAAACAAAAGTAAAAGATGTTGTGGACATTCAGAAAGACAAAATTATTAACACAAGTGTTTCCCCTGCAACAGTTTGCCACCTTTCTGTGTCACCGGTTGATTTTGATGAACAGATAGATAAGAAAGGTTTAAAGAGCAGTCAAGAAAAAGAGACACCTGATGTACAGTCAAAGGAGACTGTTGATCCAAACAACGAAGTTGAAAGAGGAGAAGATGATCCCTGGGACCTGCACACTGAAGAAACAGAACAAGATGATTATTTCAAACAAGAG ACTGTCCCAAGCTCATCAGGAGGGTTTCTGTGTGATTTGTTCTCTGATCCTAAGCCCAACACAGGAGCCTGGCTACCTGGGTTCAACAG GTCTGTTCCTGACTGTCCTGAATCAGATGCAAACTTCATAGACCTTGATGATGCTGGAATCTTCCTGTAG
- the LOC118420346 gene encoding probable ATP-dependent DNA helicase RecS: MAAASFEKAVRDLFGVDRLHQHQQSTLQALLDGRDVFLSVKTGGGKSLCYMGFPAAARAETQLQSAQTQARAQRPSGEEFVIVVSPLNAIMREQCDKLTSLGLTATCLGLNAVETNDVLAGRFQFIYTSPETILNDHRFRGMLRSEAYKGRVGLIVIDEAHTVVQWGQAGDDAGSDTPFREWFSKLGELRCLLPGTPLLAVTATASKKQRKKIQKLLTMEGCVEHVENPDRGNIKLHVSHVPSSKPLATTFDWLLQLVRGEDHRCPRILVFCKKIDDCSNIYQYVFMPNLTADQLKLVQMYHSHTPERIKVKIREDMAVSDGNIRVLLCTTAASMGTNFAGVDNVVNFGPPQELDTLLQQQGRAGRGGSQAHHLLIFNNRQLRNLDVEMLVYVRNEDNVCRRQLLLSHYGSCCDDGRIRHACCDVCTTACQCNTSECKQFNHIAHSVDTSSESDSDSESETGHVSDLELHALKVSLQQYRTLLNEQVKSGSVSTVPEVTHGFTQKVIDSVLTQCRKLKSSDDVLAMCGVWSHGQASAVFDIVSSIFDIDHDWHEETVGDSDYTGLDD; this comes from the exons ATGGCGGCGGCAAGTTTTGAGAAAGCCGTGCGAGACTTGTTTGGAGTAGATCGGCTTCATCAGCATCAGCAGAGCACGTTACAGGCACTGCTCGATGGTAGGGACGTGTTTCTCAGTGTAAAGACGGGTGGGGGAAAAAGTCTGTGCTATATGGGCTTTCCAGCTGCAGCGAGAGCGGAGACACAGCTACAGTCTGCCCAAACACAAGCCCGCGCACAACGCCCTTCTGGAGAGGAGTTCGTAATAGTAGTAAGTCCTCTCAACGCAATCATGAGAGAACAGTGTGACAAGCTGACCTCCCTCGGCCTGACAGCGACGTGTTTAGGTTTGAACGCTGTCGAGACAAACGATGTCCTCGCTGGAAGATTCCAGTTCATCTACACCTCTCCTGAGACAATTCTCAACGACCACAGATTCAGAGGGATGTTACGATCTGAAGCGTACAAGGGTCGTGTTGGACTGATTGTGATCGACGAAGCACATACTGTTGTCCAGTG GGGCCAAGCAGGAGATGATGCTGGCAGTGATACTCCCTTCAGGGAATGGTTTTCTAAGTTAGGAGAGCTGCGTTGCCTTCTGCCAGGTACACCTCTGCTTGCAGTGACTGCAACTGCCAgcaagaaacaaaggaaaaagatCCAGAAGCTACTCACTATGGAGGGATGTGTGGAACATGTAGAAAATCCAGACAGGGGAAACATCAAACTCCACGTGTCCCATGTGCCCAGCAGCAAACCACTCGCAACAACATTTGACTGGCTTCTGCAGCTCGTTAGAGGAGAGGATCACAGGTGCCCAAGAATACTCGTGTTCTGTAAGAAGATTGATGACTGCTCAAACATCTATCAGTATGTGTTTATGCCCAATCTTACAGCAGATCAGTTGAAACTCGTGCAAATGTACCACTCTCACACACCAGAGAGGATAAAGGTAAAGATTCGCGAGGACATGGCAGTCTCTGATGGGAACATACGTGTACTCCTGTGCACGACTGCGGCCAGCATGGGCACCAACTTTGCCGGTGTGGACAATGTTGTCAACTTCGGGCCACCACAAGAGCTGGACACTTTGCTCCAACAGCAAGGCCGGGCAGGAAGAGGGGGCAGTCAGGCACATCATCTCCTGATTTTCAATAATAGGCAGCTCAGGAACTTGGACGTAGAAATGTTGGTTTATGTCAGGAATGAGGACAATGTGTGCCGCCGGCAGCTGTTGTTATCTCACTATGGTTCGTGCTGTGATGATGGAAGAATTCGTCATGCCTGCTGTGACGTCTGCACTACAGCCTGCCAGTGTAATACTTCAGAGTGTAAGCAGTTTAACCACATCGCACACAGTGTTGATACTAGTTCtgaaagtgacagtgacagtgaaTCTGAAACAGGTCATGTCTCTGACCTGGAACTACATGCTTTGAAAGTTTCTTTGCAGCAGTACAGGACATTGCTTAATGAGCAGGTCAAGTCAGGTAGTGTATCAACTGTCCCAGAAGTCACTCATGGTTTCACTCAGAAGGTCATTGATTCTGTTCTAACTCAGTGCAGGAAGTTGAAGTCATCTGATGATGTCCTGGCTATGTGTGGAGTGTGGTCACATGGGCAAGCCAGTGCAGTATTCGACATAGTGAGCAGCATCTTTGACATTGACCATGATTGGCATGAAGAGACTGTAGGTGACAGTGACTACACTGGATTGGATGATTAA